The Cellulomonas sp. S1-8 genomic sequence CCCGTTCTTGCGCCGCAGGTACTCGATCTCCTCCGTGACGTCGAAGGTGACGCCCTTGGTCGTCAGGCCCGCGGTGTCCGGGATCGGGCCGAGGGTCGCGAGCTTCGCGGCGACGGCCGGGTAGTCGCGCTCGATCACGACGAGCTTCGGCATCGTCTTGCCCGGGACGGCCTCGCACTCCCCGGCCTTCCAGTCCCGCACGCGCCCGTGCGGGTTGGCCATCGCGTCCGGGGTGTCGTGCGTCAGCGGGACCGCGACGACGTCCTGCCGGACCCCGAGGTGCTTCACGGACTGCCGCGAGAACTCCTTGGCGAGGGTGTGGAAGATCTCGAAGTCCGTGCGGGTCTGCCACGGCGGTGCGATGGCAGGGCTGAACGAGTTCACGAACGGGTGCATGTCCGTGGTGTTGAGGTCGTGCTTCTCATACCAGGTGGCCGCGGGCAGGACGACGTCGGAGTAGATCGTCGTGCTCGTCATGCGGAAGTCGAGCGAGAGCAGCATGTCGAGCTTGCCCGTGGGGGCCTCGCCGTGCCAGACGACGTCCCGGGGACGGGCGTCCGGTGGCGCCTCCGTGCCGAGGAGGTTCGAGTCCGCACCGAGCAGGTGGTGCAGGAAGTACTCGTTGCCCTTGCCCGACGAGCCGAGCAGGTTGGCGCGCCACACCGTCAGCACGCGCGGCCAGTTCTCGGGGGCGTCGGGGTCCTCGGCGGAGAACCGCAGACGGCCCTCGGTGAGCTCGCGCGGTACGTACTCGCCCACCGGCAGGCCCGCAGCCTCGGCGTCGGCCGCGATGTCCAGCGGGTTGCGGTCGAACGTCGGGTAGGACGGCATCCAGCCCATGCGCGCGGACTTCGCGATGACGTCGGCCGTCGTCATCCCCGCGAACGCGCCGCCCGTGCCCGGCGTCGCCGCCGTGAGGGTGTCGGCGCTGAACGGGTCGTAGCGGTACTGGTCGGTGTGCAGGTACCAGTACGCCGTCTGGATCATCGTGCGCGGCGGACGCGCCCAGTCGTTGGCGGTCGCGTACATCTGCTGACCCGTCACCGGGCGGACCTTCTCCTGGCCGACGTAGTGCGCCCAGCCGCCGCCGTTGACGCCCTGGCACCCCGTCAGGGTCGTGAGCGTGAGGAAGGCGCGGTAGATCGTGTCCGAGTGGAACCAGTGGTTGGTCCCGGCGCCCATGAGGATCATCGACCGGCCGCGCGACTCCTCCGCGTTGGCGGCGAACTCCCGCCCGATCCGCTCGGCCTTCGCCGCGGGGACGCCCGTGAACTGCTCCTGCCAGGCGGGCGTGCAGCCCTGCGACGCGTCGTCGTAACCCGTCGGCCACTCCCCCGGCAGACCGTCGCGTCCCACGCCGTACTGCGCGAGCAGCAGGTCGAGCACGGTCGTCACGAGGTGCTCGCCGACGCGCCGGACCGGGACCCCGCGCCGCGCCACCGCCGCCGCACCGTCCAGCGCGTCGAACCGCGGCAGCTCGACCAGCACCGCCTCGGAGCGCCCGGCCTCACCGACCACGGGCCCGCCGGCGCTCAGCAGCGGCTCGATGTCCCCGAGCTCGAGGTTCCAGTGCCCGACGCCCTCCTCGCCGTAGCGGTGGCCCAGGGAGCCGCCGGGGACCACCGGCATGTCGGTCCGCGCGTCGAGCAGGACCGTCTTGAACGCCGCGTTCTCACTCGTCGCCTCTGCACCCGGCAGGTCCTCGGCGGTGAGGAACTTGCCCGGGACGAACCGCCCGTCGCGCTCGTCGATCCGGACGAGGAAGGGCAGGTCCGTGAACCGTCGGACGTAGTCCGCGAAGTACGGCACCTCCCGGTCGACGAAGAACTCCTTGAGCGTGACGTGACCCATCGCCATCGCGAGCGCGCCGTCCGTGCCGGGCGCGACCGCGAGCCACTCGTCGGCGAACTTCGTGTTGTCCGCGTAGTCGGGGCTCACCGCGACGACCTTCTGCCCGCGGTAGCGCGCCTCGATCATCCAGTGGGCGTCCGGCGTGCGCGTGACCGGCACGTTCGAGCCCCACATGATCAGGTAGCCCGCGTCCCACCAGTCGCCCGACTCCGGGACGTCCGTCTGGTCGCCGAACACCTGCGGGGACGCCACCGGCAGGTCGGCGTACCAGTCGTAGAACGACAGCATCGGGGCGCCGATCAGGGAGTGGTACCGCGCGCCGGCGCCGTGCGACACCATCGACATCGCGGGGATCGGCGAGAAGCCCGCAACCCGGTCCGGCCCGTACCGCTTGATGGTGTGGACCTGCGCGGCGGCGACCATCTCGGTCGCCTCGTCCCACGTCGCGCGTACCAGGCCGCCCTTGCCGCGGGCCCGCTTGTAGCGCTTGGCCCTGGCCGGGTCGTCGACGACGTCCGCCCACGCGAGCACCGGGTCCCCCAGACGCGCCTTCGCCTCGCGGTACATCTCCAGCAGCACGCCGCGCACGTACGGGTAGCGGACGCGCGTCGGGGAGTACGTGTACCAGCTGAACGCGGCGCCGCGCGGACAGCCCCGCGGCTCGTACTCCGGGGAGTCCGGGCCGACCGACGGGTAGTCCGTCTGCTGCGACTCCCACGTGATGATGCCGTCCTTGACGTACACCTTCCACGAGCACGAGCCCGTGCAGTTGACGCCGTGCGTCGAGCGGACGACCTTGTCGTGGCTCCACCGGTCCCGGTAGAACGTGTCGGCGTCGCGCCCGCCGATCTGGTGCAGCGTCCGCAGGTCCTGCGAGACCTCGCTCTTGCGGAAGAACCGCCGCGTCCGCAGCAGGGCCTCTGTCACGTCGCCGTCGAGTCGGGGCGGGTCGTTCTGGAGGGTCACGGTCGAGGTCCTTCCGGGTGGTCGGGTCCTGCGGGACGAGCGGCGTGCGGTGGCTACACGGGGGCGGCGCGCTTCGCGTGCGCCGAGCGGCGGACGGGGCCGCGCGTGAACAGCACGGTGAGCAGGCAGACGACTGCCAGCAGCGCGAGGCCCAGGCTGTAGTCGCCGACGACGTCGAACACCGCTCCCATGACGAGCGGCGGCACGAACCCGCCGAGGCCGCCCGCCGCACCGACGAGCCCGGTGACCGCACCGACCTTCTCCGGCGGCGCCAAGCTTGCCACCAGCCCGAACGTCGCTCCCGACGACGCGCCGAGCAGCGCCGCGAGCCCGAGGAACGCGATCGTCCCGACCGGGACGAGCGGCAGCTCGAGCGCCGCGACGGCCGCGAGCACGGCGGCACCGAGGAAGCACACGACGAGCACCGCCGTCGCGTCGTACTTGTCCGTCAGTGCGCCGCCGACGGGCCGCATGAGCACCGCGAGGACCACGAACCCGGCCGTCCGCAGCGCGGCGTCCTCCTGCGTCAGGCCGAACGCGTTGATGAGGTACGTGGGCAGGTAGACGCTGAACGCGACGAACCCGCCGAAGCCCACGGCGTACAGCACGGACAGCTGGCCCGTCGCGGGCAGCTTCGCGGTCGCCCACGTCCGCGCGAGGAACGACCCCTGCGGCATCGCGCGCCCCGGGGCGTCGCGCACGAGCATGCCTGACGCGATCGCGTACACGGTCAGGACGCCCGCGACGATGAGGAACGGCGCCTCGGGACCCACCGTGGTCGACAGGCGCACGGTCGTGAACGACGAGACAGCCGTGCCGCCCATGCCGAGACCGAAGATCCCGAGCGCCGTGCCGCGACGCGCAGGCGGGTACCAGGCGTTGACCAGCGGGACACCGATCGCGAACGCCGTGCCGCCCAGACCGAGGAAGAACCCGCCGACGAGCATCGCCGCGAAGCTCTCCGCTACCAGGCCGACGTACAGCACGGGCAGCACGGTCAGGATGCTGACGGCCGGGAACATGACCCGTGCACCGACGCGGTCGGTCAGCGCTCCCACCGGGATCCGCCCCAGCGACCCGACGATCACCGGCACGGCCACCAGCACCGCCTGCTGGAACCCCGTCAGGTCGAGCCGCTCCCGGTACGCCGCGCCGAGCGGGCTGATGAGCGCCCACGCCCAGAAGTTGACGAAGAAGCCGAGCGCCGCGAGGACGAGGTTGCGGGTCGAACCGGTCGGCTGGGGTGCGCCGGTCGCGCGGGGCGGGGGCGCGGCCGGTCGTCGCGCGCCGTCGCGCGCCTCGTCGGGTCGGCCCACCGGTACCCCCTGCTCAGGATGCTTCGTCTGGTCCTGCCGATTCGATCGAACGTAGCAGCGCGGCAACGCCACGACACCCGCTAGTCGCCGGGCAATCGGGCCTCCTGGGCACGTGGACCGCGCGGTTCAGGACCAACGTCCCATATCGAGCGTCGCTTCCGACCGGCGCGTCGGGCCGTGGAGGGGCCGACGCCCCGCGAACGGACGCGCCTCGAAAGCCCTGGCCGACGCACGCGGCAGCGGCCATGATCGGCGCATGCCCGCCACGCCCGACCCGCGGGGCTCCGACGCCGGCGGACGCCGTGGCCGCTGACCTCACGACCGCGGCCGTCGGTGGTCTGCTGGCGGGCTGGGGCATCGCGCTGCCGGTCGGCGCGGTCGGGGTCCTGCTCGTGCTGCTCGGTGCGCGGCACGGGCGGCGCGTCGGCTGTGCGGGTGGGCTGGGCGCGGCGGTCGTCGACGGCGCGTACGCGATGGTCGCCGTGGTGCTGGGCTCCGCGCTGGCGCCGGTCCTCGTGCGCGCGGCCGGGCCCGTGCGCTGGACGTCGGCGGCGGTGCTCGTCGTCGTCGCCCTGCTGCTGCTGCGCCCGGCCCTCGGTCGGGGACCCGGCGACGGTCGGGGACCCGGCGACGGTCGGGGACCCGGCGACGCGACGGCGGACGTGGTGCCCGAGCCCCGGACGACCGGTGTCATGACGCCACGCCGGGCGTTCCTGCTCGTGCTCGCCGCGACGGCGGTCAACCCTGCGACGGTCGTCTACTTCGTCGCCCTGACGTCCGGCGCGTCCGCGACGACCCTCACCGGCCCCGGACCGCGCGTCATGTTCGTGGTCGCGGCCTTCCTCGCGTCCGCGTCGTGGCAGCTGCTGCTGGGCAGCGCGGGCGCGTGGGCCGGTGCGCGGCTGACCGGGCCGCGCGGGCGGCGCTGGACGGCCGTCGTGGGGGCCGCCGTCGTGCTGGCGCTCGCCGTGCGGACCGCGCTCGGGCCCTGAGCCGTCGGCCGGACGGACGTGAGGAGTGTGAAGCGTTGCTGCCGGATTCCGGCAACAACGCTTCACACTCCTTCGTGCGCGTGGTCGGCGTGAGCCTTCAGGCGGCCGCGCGGCGGGTCCGGACGTCCACGGCCAGCACCACCAGCCCGCACGCCAGGACCACCAGGCCCAGCACGGCACGGCCTGGCAGCCGCTCGCCCAGGACGAGCAGACCCAGGAGGGTCGCCGTCAGCGGCTCGGCGAGAGTGAGCGTCGCGACGGTCGCCGAGCCGAGCCGTGCGAGCCCGTACCCGAACAGCACGTACGCGGCCGTCGTCGTGACCAGCCCCAGCCACAGCACCGTCGCCAGCCCTGCGGGCGACGTCAGACCCCCGGTGCCGACGACGGCCAGCACGCCCACGCTGAGGACGCCGGCGACGCCGAACATCGCGCCCATGCTCGTGGTCGACGTCCAGCCCCCGCCGATGAGCGCCGCCCCCGCGAGCGTATAGAGCGCGTACGCGGCACCGGCGCCGAGGGACGCGAGCACCCCGACGACGTCGAGCCCTCCGGCCGTGGCGGCGCCGGGGTCGCCGGGCGCCAGCCCCAGGACGGTGACGCCCGTGGTCGCGAGCGCGGTGGCGACGAACCACGACCGTCCGGGCCGCCCGCGGCCCAGCGCCCACGTCGCGAGGCCCGTCAGAACGGGTGCCGACCCCAGTGCGATCACGGTCCCGACGGCGACACCGTTGCGCGCGGTCCCCAGGAAGAACGCGGGCTGGTAGGCGAGCACGCCGAACGCCCCCACCGCCACCCACCCGCGCCCCCACGCAGCGCGAGAGCGCAATCCAGTCACCCCCCACCCCCCGCGAGAGCGCAATCCGTTCGACAGTGCGCGGGGTCCCGCGTGCGAGACGACGGTCGCGACGAGCGCGAGCGCGATCCCGCCGACGGCGATCCGCGCCGCACCGAGCGCGACGGGGTCGGCCGACGGCCCGAGCGCCTGGGCGGTCCCGGTCGTGCCGAAGCACATGGCCGCGAGCAGGACGGCGAGGATCGCGGGCACGCCCGATGGTGGCACGCACGACGTTTGACCAGTGGTCACGTGGGGACGCTTCCGGCGGCCCGACGCGCTGCCGGGCGACGCCGCGGTGGGGTACGTGCACGTCGACACTCGACATGGAGCGGTTCTGGGGTGCGTTGCTGGGCGGGCGGATCGTGCCGAACACGCTGGTCAGGCGCATGCGTCGGGCGCCGGAGGGTCCGGGTGGGCCGGGCGAGGGGTACGCGTACGGCCTGGGCCTCTGGCTGCGCAACGGCGGTGCGCTGGTGCTGCAGGGCGAGGACTCGGGGGTGTGGTTCTTCGCGACGCACGACCCGGCGACGGGGTTGACGTGGACGGTCGCCGGGACGACGTCGGAGGCGGCGTGGCCGGTGCTCCACGGGCTGCGCGAGGCCCTCACGCCCTGACGGCCGCGGGACCGCACCGGCTCGCCCGGCCCCCGCGGCATGATCGCGCCGCGGCCCGGCGGCCACCTCGGTCAGGTCCCTGTCGCCTCCGTGCCGCCCGTCGAGCGCTGCGCACCCCGTCGACGGTCCCGTCGGCCGCGCACCAGCTCGGTCTCCAGCGCGTCGAGCGGCTGGGCGAACGGGTCGAGGAACCTGGCGAGCCAGCCCTCGACGACGCTCAGCCCCTGCGGCTCGACCCGGTAGAGCCGACGCGGCCCGTCGGTGCGCACGACGACCACGCCTGCCTCGCGCAGCACGCGCAGGTGCTGCGACGTCGCGGGCTGGGAGATGCCGAACTCGTCCGCCGCGGCTGCGACCAGCTCGCCGGCGGCGCGCTCCGCCCCCCCGAGGTGCTCGAGGAGCCTCCGGCGCACGGGCTCAGCGAGCGCCGCGAGGACGACGTCGACGCGGGCGGCGGCGGCAGCGGGTGCGAGCTCGGCGCGGTCAGCGGCGGTGCTCATGCCTCGGGCGCCGCCGTGCCGGTGTAGAAGGCAAACGTCCGCTGGCCCGCGGCCTCGGCGGAGACCGTCTCGCGTCCGTCGGCGGCGTCGGCCTGCGCCCACCCGCCGACCGCGCGCCGGACGAACTCCTGGCCCTCGGGCGTCGTCGGCCACTCCTCGCCCACGTCCTTCGCGATCGCCTCGCCCGTCGCGAGGTGGGCCGCCAGCCCCCACAGCGCGAGGTCCCACCCGACGCCCACCGCCCCGGGGCCGAACTGCTCCCAGAACTCCGGGTCGACGTGCGCCTCGTGCAGCAGCGTCAGCTCGGTGCCGCCGTCGGCGGGCGCCAGCAGGAGCTGGAGCCAGCTCACCTGGCCCCCGAACTCCCAGGTCAGCGCGATGCGCGCGGGCTGCTCGCACGCCTCGACGACGCCGCCGGCGTTGCCCTCGACCTGGTAGCGACCGCCCGGGCGCAGGTCCCCGGTCACGGGTGCGAACCAGCGCGGCAGCCGCTCGGCGTCGGTGAGCGCGTCCCACACGTCGGCCGGGTCGGCCCGGTAGGCACGGTGGGCCACGACGATCTTGGTCGGCGTCCCGTCCCGCTCGCCGCGGCGCAGCTCCCGCGCCACGAGTCCGACCTGCTCCAGTGCGTCGATGCCGGCCATCACGTCTCCGTCCGTCGTCAGCGTATAAGCCCTTGCTTATACGTTACCTCGGAGACGTGCAGCGGTCCACCCCTCGACGCCACCCGGCCCCGCCCGGCACGCTGGGCGGGTGCTCCTGCCGCCCAAGGTCGCCACCGGCATCGCCGACGGCACCGTGACCCTCGCGTTCCGCCGCTGGCAGCGCGTCGACGTGCGACCCGGCGCACGCTTCCGCACGTCTGCGGGCGTCGTCGAGGTCACGTCCGTCGACGTCGTCGACCCCGCGACGCTCACCGACGCCGACGCCCACGCCGCCGGCCTGCCGGACGTCGCCGCGCTGCTGGGCCTGCTCGATCCGGCCGCGGTCGCGAAGCGGCGGCGCACCGCGCGGTACGGCCGCGCGCCCGTCGTCGACGAGAGTCCCGCACCGGACGCGACCGGCTGGCCGGTCTACCGCGTCGCCCTCGTGTGGGCCGGGCCGGACCCCCGCGAGGCCCTGCGCGAGGACGCCGACCTGACCGACGCCGACGTCGCCGCGATCGACCTGCGCCTCGACCGGCTCGACCGCGCCAGCACGCACGGCCCGTGGACGACCGCGACGCTCGACGTGATCCGCCGCCGCCCCCACGTCCGCGCACCCGACCTGGCAGCCGAGCTGGGCCGCGAGCGCGACCCGTTCAAGCTCGACGTCCGCAAGCTCAAGGGCCTGGGCCTGACCCAGAGCTTCGAGGTCGGCTACGCCCTGAGCCCCCGCGGAGAGGCCTACGTAGCCCGCACCCCCCGGGGCCTCTGACCCGCTCGCCCCACCTAGCACGGACCCTCGCAGAGTGGTCACCTCCGAGTCCGTGACCACCCCATAGTGGGCGGAGAACTGACCACATCCCGGCGGGGGCGCGGTCGGCGCCGTCCGCGCGCCGCACCACAGTCGTCCTACGACATTGTGCGGGGGTGCGCTTGCCCACGACACTGTGCGCACACGGCCGGCCCCCGCCGGTCACGGCGGGTGGAGGCGGGCATGACGCGGACCAGGGCGAAGCGGGTCGGGATCCTCACGGCGGGCGGCGACAGCCCCGGCCTGAACGCGGCGATCCGCGGGTTCGGCAAGACCGCGATCGGGCACTACGGCATGGAGCTGTTCGGGTTCCGCGACGGGGTGACGGGCCTGGTCGAGAACCGGTACGTCGAGCTGGACGGCAAGGCCCTGTCCGGGATCCTTACCGTCGGCGGGACCATCCTGGGGACGAGCCGCGACAAGGTCCACCGGTACTCCGTGGACGGTGGCGAGCCGCAGGACATGGTGCCGACGGTCGCGGAGAACTACCGCGCGCTGGGCCTGGACGCCCTCATCATGCTGGGCGGCGGGGGGACGGCGAAGAACGCGATGCGCCTGGTCGAGGCAGGCCTCAACGTCATCCACCTGCCCAAGACGATCGACAACGACATCGCCGAGACGGACACGTCGTTCGGCTTCGCGACGGCCACGGAGATCGCCACCGAGGCCGTGGACCGCGTGCACTCGACCGCGCACAGCCACCACCGGATCATCCTCACCGAGATCATGGGCCACAACGCCGGGTGGCTGACGCTCGCGGCGGGCATCGCGGGCGGCGCCGACATCATCCTCATCCCCGAGATCCCGTACACGATCGACGCGGTCGCGGAGACGATCCGGCGGCGGATGTCCCGCGGCTCGTCGTTCTCGGTCGTCGCCGTCGCGGAGGGCGCCCGGGACGTCGAGGACACAGCCGACTACGAGGCCGCACAGCTCCTCGTGAAGTCCGCCAAGACCCCCGAGTCGCGCCGCGCCGCCAAGAAGCACCTGGCCAACGTCGAGGACGCGCAGCGCGAGCACACGTTCAAGCTGGCGCGCGAGCTCGAGGCCGCCACCCGGCTGGAGACGCGCGTGACGATCCTCGGGTACGTGCAGCGCGGCGGGACGCCGTGCGCGGCGGACCGGCTGCTCGCGACGCGCCTGGGTGCGGCCGCCGCGAACCTCGTCGAGCGCGGCGAGTTCGGCGTCATGGTCGCGGCCCGCGGCGACGACGCGGTCCCCGTGCCGCTCGCCGACGTGGCGGGCAAGGTCAAGCTGGTCCCCTTGGACCATGCCTGGGTCCAGGCGGCCCGCCAGGTCGGCACGGGCCTGGGCGACTGACGGGGCTGGATCGCCCCCTCACCGCGAGAGAGCGATCCAGCACGCACCCGCCCCACCCCCCGGGGCGAGAGAGCAATCCAGCACCTCGCCCCCACCCCCCCCCGCGCGAGAGAGCAATCCAGCACCCGGACTAGGGTCATGGCGTCGGGGTCGAGGGGTGGAGGCGGCATGGGCACGGGCTGGACCGAGCACGCGATCTGGTGGCACGTGTACCCGTTGGGGGCGGTCGGTGCACCCGTCCGCACCCCCGACGACGCCCCCGGCACCCCCCGCCTGCAGCGCCTGCTCCCCTGGCTCGACCACGTCGTGCGCCTGGGCACCAACGGCGTGCTGCTGGGCCCGGTGTTCGCGTCGTCCACGCACGGATACGACACGACCGACCACTACCGCGTCGACCCGCGCCTGGGCTCCGAGGACGACCTGGACGCGCTGATCGCCGCGGCCCACGAGCGCGGGCTGCGGGTGCTGCTCGACGGGGTGTTCAACCACGTCGGCGCGGAGCACCCGCTGGTCACGCAGGTGCTGGCGGAGGGTCCCGACGGGCCCCGGGCGGGCTTCCTGCGCGTCGACTGGGACCATCCCGACGGCCCGCGGACGGCGGACTTCGAGGGTCACCGCGCGCTCGTCGCGCTGAACCACGACGACCCCGCGGTGGCCGCGTTCGTCGTCGACGTCATGACGCACTGGCTGGACCGCGGCGTCGACGGCTGGCGGCTGGACGCCGCGTACGCGGTGCCGCCGGCCTTCTGGGCGCACGTGCTGCCGGCGGTGCGTGAGCGGCACCCGGACGCGTGGGTCGTGGGCGAGGTCATCCACGGGGACTACGCGGGGATCGTCGCGGCGTCGGGCATGGACGCGGTCACGCAGTACGAGCTGTGGAAGGCGGTGTGGAGCAGCCTGCGGGACCGCAACTTCTGGGAGCTCGACCACGCGCTGCGTCGCCACGACGAGTTCCTCGAGACGTTCGTGCCGCAGACGTTCGTCGGCAACCACGACGTCACGCGCATCGCGACGCAGGTGGGCCCGCAGGCGGCGGTGCTCGCGCTCGTCGTGCTCATGACCGTCGGCGGCGTGCCCACGCTGTACTACGGCGACGAGCTGGGCTGGGAGGCGC encodes the following:
- a CDS encoding nitrate reductase subunit alpha translates to MTLQNDPPRLDGDVTEALLRTRRFFRKSEVSQDLRTLHQIGGRDADTFYRDRWSHDKVVRSTHGVNCTGSCSWKVYVKDGIITWESQQTDYPSVGPDSPEYEPRGCPRGAAFSWYTYSPTRVRYPYVRGVLLEMYREAKARLGDPVLAWADVVDDPARAKRYKRARGKGGLVRATWDEATEMVAAAQVHTIKRYGPDRVAGFSPIPAMSMVSHGAGARYHSLIGAPMLSFYDWYADLPVASPQVFGDQTDVPESGDWWDAGYLIMWGSNVPVTRTPDAHWMIEARYRGQKVVAVSPDYADNTKFADEWLAVAPGTDGALAMAMGHVTLKEFFVDREVPYFADYVRRFTDLPFLVRIDERDGRFVPGKFLTAEDLPGAEATSENAAFKTVLLDARTDMPVVPGGSLGHRYGEEGVGHWNLELGDIEPLLSAGGPVVGEAGRSEAVLVELPRFDALDGAAAVARRGVPVRRVGEHLVTTVLDLLLAQYGVGRDGLPGEWPTGYDDASQGCTPAWQEQFTGVPAAKAERIGREFAANAEESRGRSMILMGAGTNHWFHSDTIYRAFLTLTTLTGCQGVNGGGWAHYVGQEKVRPVTGQQMYATANDWARPPRTMIQTAYWYLHTDQYRYDPFSADTLTAATPGTGGAFAGMTTADVIAKSARMGWMPSYPTFDRNPLDIAADAEAAGLPVGEYVPRELTEGRLRFSAEDPDAPENWPRVLTVWRANLLGSSGKGNEYFLHHLLGADSNLLGTEAPPDARPRDVVWHGEAPTGKLDMLLSLDFRMTSTTIYSDVVLPAATWYEKHDLNTTDMHPFVNSFSPAIAPPWQTRTDFEIFHTLAKEFSRQSVKHLGVRQDVVAVPLTHDTPDAMANPHGRVRDWKAGECEAVPGKTMPKLVVIERDYPAVAAKLATLGPIPDTAGLTTKGVTFDVTEEIEYLRRKNGVARIPAGAPGAVADGRPLLSRDVHACEAILALSGTTNGRLAVQGFHTLEKRTGTKMADLAAEHEGKQVTFADTQAAPTTVITSPEWSGTEHGGRRYSPFTINVERLKPWHTLTGRQHFYLDHDWMTELGEGLPVFRPPLNMQALFDENALGDVGEVDGTATLGVTVRYLTPHSKWSIHSEYQDNLFMLSLSRGGPGIWMSDLDAAKVGIRDNDWVEAVNRNGVVVARAIVSHRMPEGTVYMYHAQDRLIDVPRTEKTGKRGGIHNSLTRLLIKPSHLIGGYAQLAYAFNYLGPTGNQRDEVTVVRRRSQDVEY
- a CDS encoding MFS transporter, translating into MGRPDEARDGARRPAAPPPRATGAPQPTGSTRNLVLAALGFFVNFWAWALISPLGAAYRERLDLTGFQQAVLVAVPVIVGSLGRIPVGALTDRVGARVMFPAVSILTVLPVLYVGLVAESFAAMLVGGFFLGLGGTAFAIGVPLVNAWYPPARRGTALGIFGLGMGGTAVSSFTTVRLSTTVGPEAPFLIVAGVLTVYAIASGMLVRDAPGRAMPQGSFLARTWATAKLPATGQLSVLYAVGFGGFVAFSVYLPTYLINAFGLTQEDAALRTAGFVVLAVLMRPVGGALTDKYDATAVLVVCFLGAAVLAAVAALELPLVPVGTIAFLGLAALLGASSGATFGLVASLAPPEKVGAVTGLVGAAGGLGGFVPPLVMGAVFDVVGDYSLGLALLAVVCLLTVLFTRGPVRRSAHAKRAAPV
- a CDS encoding LysE family transporter, with product MAADLTTAAVGGLLAGWGIALPVGAVGVLLVLLGARHGRRVGCAGGLGAAVVDGAYAMVAVVLGSALAPVLVRAAGPVRWTSAAVLVVVALLLLRPALGRGPGDGRGPGDGRGPGDATADVVPEPRTTGVMTPRRAFLLVLAATAVNPATVVYFVALTSGASATTLTGPGPRVMFVVAAFLASASWQLLLGSAGAWAGARLTGPRGRRWTAVVGAAVVLALAVRTALGP
- a CDS encoding DMT family transporter, with translation MPAILAVLLAAMCFGTTGTAQALGPSADPVALGAARIAVGGIALALVATVVSHAGPRALSNGLRSRGGWGVTGLRSRAAWGRGWVAVGAFGVLAYQPAFFLGTARNGVAVGTVIALGSAPVLTGLATWALGRGRPGRSWFVATALATTGVTVLGLAPGDPGAATAGGLDVVGVLASLGAGAAYALYTLAGAALIGGGWTSTTSMGAMFGVAGVLSVGVLAVVGTGGLTSPAGLATVLWLGLVTTTAAYVLFGYGLARLGSATVATLTLAEPLTATLLGLLVLGERLPGRAVLGLVVLACGLVVLAVDVRTRRAAA
- a CDS encoding ArsR/SmtB family transcription factor; translated protein: MSTAADRAELAPAAAAARVDVVLAALAEPVRRRLLEHLGGAERAAGELVAAAADEFGISQPATSQHLRVLREAGVVVVRTDGPRRLYRVEPQGLSVVEGWLARFLDPFAQPLDALETELVRGRRDRRRGAQRSTGGTEATGT
- a CDS encoding SRPBCC family protein; this translates as MAGIDALEQVGLVARELRRGERDGTPTKIVVAHRAYRADPADVWDALTDAERLPRWFAPVTGDLRPGGRYQVEGNAGGVVEACEQPARIALTWEFGGQVSWLQLLLAPADGGTELTLLHEAHVDPEFWEQFGPGAVGVGWDLALWGLAAHLATGEAIAKDVGEEWPTTPEGQEFVRRAVGGWAQADAADGRETVSAEAAGQRTFAFYTGTAAPEA
- a CDS encoding 6-phosphofructokinase is translated as MTRTRAKRVGILTAGGDSPGLNAAIRGFGKTAIGHYGMELFGFRDGVTGLVENRYVELDGKALSGILTVGGTILGTSRDKVHRYSVDGGEPQDMVPTVAENYRALGLDALIMLGGGGTAKNAMRLVEAGLNVIHLPKTIDNDIAETDTSFGFATATEIATEAVDRVHSTAHSHHRIILTEIMGHNAGWLTLAAGIAGGADIILIPEIPYTIDAVAETIRRRMSRGSSFSVVAVAEGARDVEDTADYEAAQLLVKSAKTPESRRAAKKHLANVEDAQREHTFKLARELEAATRLETRVTILGYVQRGGTPCAADRLLATRLGAAAANLVERGEFGVMVAARGDDAVPVPLADVAGKVKLVPLDHAWVQAARQVGTGLGD
- a CDS encoding alpha-amylase family protein — protein: MGTGWTEHAIWWHVYPLGAVGAPVRTPDDAPGTPRLQRLLPWLDHVVRLGTNGVLLGPVFASSTHGYDTTDHYRVDPRLGSEDDLDALIAAAHERGLRVLLDGVFNHVGAEHPLVTQVLAEGPDGPRAGFLRVDWDHPDGPRTADFEGHRALVALNHDDPAVAAFVVDVMTHWLDRGVDGWRLDAAYAVPPAFWAHVLPAVRERHPDAWVVGEVIHGDYAGIVAASGMDAVTQYELWKAVWSSLRDRNFWELDHALRRHDEFLETFVPQTFVGNHDVTRIATQVGPQAAVLALVVLMTVGGVPTLYYGDELGWEALKEEREGGDDAVRPVLPASPDDLGDDELGALHVHQALVALRRRHPWLHTARTTADELTNTRYRYTATSADGAHRLHVELDTTQAPRAVVRDDDGQVLFTT